A genome region from Pan paniscus chromosome 17, NHGRI_mPanPan1-v2.0_pri, whole genome shotgun sequence includes the following:
- the CETN1 gene encoding centrin-1 has translation MASSFKKPSAASTSQKRKVAPKPELTEDQKQEVREAFDLFDVDGSGTIDVKELKVAMRALGFEPRKEEMKKMISEVDKEGTGKISFNDFLAVMTQKMSEKDTKEEILKAFRLFDDDETGKISFKNLKRVANELGENLTDEELQEMIDEADRDGDGEVNEEEFLRIMKKTSLY, from the coding sequence atggcttccagtttcaagAAGCCCAGTGCTGCCTCCACCAGCCAAAAGAGAAAGGTGGCACCTAAGCCCGAGCTCACTGAAGATCAGAAGCAAGAAGTTCGGGAAGCATTTGACCTCTTCGACGTGGACGGAAGTGGGACCATCGACGTGAAGGAGCTGAAGGTGGCCATGAGAGCGCTGGGCTTCGAACCCAGGaaggaagagatgaagaaaatgatcTCCGAAGTGGACAAGGAAGGCACGGGGAAGATCAGCTTCAATGACTTCCTGGCCGTGATGACGCAGAAGATGTCCGAGAAGGACACCAAAGAAGAAATCCTGAAGGCCTTCAGGCTCTTTGATGACGATGAGACCGGGAAGATCTCGTTCAAAAACCTGAAGCGTGTGGCCAACGAGCTGGGGGAAAACCTCACGGATGAGGAGCTGCAGGAGATGATCGACGAAGCTGATCGGGATGGGGACGGCGAAGTGAATGAGGAGGAGTTTCTTCGGATCATGAAGAAGACCAGCCTTTACTGA